From a single Mangifera indica cultivar Alphonso chromosome 19, CATAS_Mindica_2.1, whole genome shotgun sequence genomic region:
- the LOC123203557 gene encoding uncharacterized protein LOC123203557 isoform X6: MITEMDNSRDVRRGVSRFSRQQMKQSEQKLLSASAGLDGVVGDDFVSLEKSKKERLTKKLSVVNKASSTRQDSETGCKKMSSDRDRDNEFPSQSHSFKLPKKQFSDDCNGVDHASIPRKLRSAMKKRNRKSISPPLPDSKKLNHTMCGVKSPKKNGLKKSKLNLKQGSSDSTPKQGIGSITKDEKEVVETLYALAEMFSDNDNANKNNLENSPSEAKPPALPECRESPPTAFKDSAVSREGFSSICPVRTSEVVPSSNLETSLEETGKINSLGKPNVGEKSDSHACEIFPMKSDTCVPQVNLCSTMASLAKSSYNADLPLCDPAKLHVPAEISFDSSRSKQSIDKDAPLLGREPRLTMGATVNKSHLVQQDRVMDSGKKGLALWPELSPILSHGSGCPGPSLQSSTAKDPAWLDAPICDSNPSSFDNGPLSGKVSKGATGRLLKRCTAHVYIACLIHNLNKPEIKQNLSLQPNQVKPPNEGEKQGVFKAINDFERVDKGANGVILTNDVPYTTSERDSCEGRGGILQHKRLYQDQQQNTEASRANTLQKQSFDFLSLSAGNVEAEANNSSNRAGKNGLEPSSRFEVSHLHSLIQHKFMPSSMSQCHYTSSVCPDQFSASTSAQQIPPYLSSSPYLGPSRTSSFPVLTKQQHQQQVWAAQLNAQYRSGGTSTAMNQFPSWLNGRQDPNLFPCPQSISSFEVVGSKYGSILQQRQPQLVAIASSLPPPPRVKRLDHHLPSVYEEIESGFCTGGALPLQLLCNERL; this comes from the exons atgattaCAGAAATGGACAATAGTCGAGACGTGAGGCGAGGAGTCAGTCGGTTCTCGAGACAACAGATGAAGCAATCTGAACAAAAGCTCCTCTCGGCTTCTGCTG GTTTGGATGGTGTAGTTGGTGATGACTTCGTTTCTTTGGAGAAATCGAAGAAAGAGAGACTTACTAAAAAATTAAGTGTTGTTAATAAAGCCAGTTCAACCCGCCAAGACTCTGAAACTGGCTGTAAAAAAATGTCGTCTGATAGAGATAGAGATAATGAATTTCCTTCCCAATCACATTCTTTCAAGCTCCCCAAGAAG CAGTTTTCTGATGACTGCAATGGCGTTGATCATGCATCTATTCCCCGTAAACTACGGTCAG CTATGAAGAAGCGAAATCGCAAATCGATTTCTCCACCACTTCCAGATTCAAAGAAGCTGAACCATACAATGTGTGGAGTTAAATCACCCAAAAAGAATGGCCTGAAGAAGTCCAAACTGAATTTG AAACAAGGTAGCTCAGACTCGACCCCAAAGCAGGGCATAGGGTCAATCACTAAGGATGAGAAAGAAGTTGTGGAGACCTTGTATGCTTTGGCAGAAATGTTCTCGGACAATGACAATGCTAATAAGAATAATTTGGAGAATTCCCCTTCAGAAGCGAAACCTCCGGCTTTGCCAGAATGTAGGGAGAGCCCTCCAACTGCCTTTAAAG ATTCTGCAGTTTCAAGGGAGGGCTTTAGCTCGATCTGCCCTGTGAGAACTTCAGAGGTTGTGCCTTCTTCTAATCTAGAAACTTCACTTGAAGAAACTGGTAAAATCAATTCTTTGGGCAAACCTAATGTTGGAGAAAAATCTGATTCACATGCCTGTGAAATTTTCCCTATGAAATCAGATACCTGTGTTCCTCAAGTGAATCTATGTAGCACTATGGCTTCATTGGCTAAGAGTTCTTATAATGCTGATTTGCCATTATGTGATCCTGCAAAGTTGCATGTTCCAGCTGAAATAAGTTTTGATTCAAG TAGATCAAAGCAGTCCATTGACAAGGATGCACCACTTCTTGGGAGAGAACCACGGCTCACAATGGGG GCCACTGTCAACAAAAGTCATTTGGTACAACAAGATAGGGTCATGGATTCTGGAAAAAAGG GCTTAGCATTATGGCCTGAATTGTCACCGATATTGTCACATGGTTCTGGCTGTCCTGGTCCTTCTTTGCA GTCCTCTACTGCAAAAGATCCAGCGTGGCTTGATGCACCCATATGTGACTCCAACCCATCTTCTTTTGACAATGGTCCTTTATCTGGAAAG GTTTCTAAAGGGGCCACTGGTAGGTTGCTGAAGAGGTGCACAGCTCATGTCTACATCGCTTGTCTTATTCACAATCTAAATAAACCtgagataaaacaaaatttgtctCTACAGCCTAATCAAGTGAAACCACCAAATGAAGGGGAAAAGCAAGGGGTATTTAAGGCTATTAATGATTTTGAAAGGGTGGATAAAGGTGCAAATGGAGTTATATTGACCAACGATGTTCCTTATACTACTTCTGAAAGAGATTCATGTGAAGGCAGAGGTGGCATTCTTCAGCACAAGAGGCTTTATCAAGATCAGCAACAGAATACTGAGGCATCTCGAGCAAACACTCTACAAAAGCAG AGTTTCGATTTCTTGTCTTTGTCAGCTGGAAATGTTGAAGCAGAAGCTAATAACAGCTCTAACAGAGCTGGAAAAAATGGATTAGAACCATCATCACGCTTTGAAGTTTCCCATCTTCATTCGCTTATTCAGCACAAATTCATGCCTTCTTCTATGTCACAATGTCACTATACCTCATCTGTTTGCCCAGACCAATTTTCTGCATCTACATCCGCACAGCag ATACCTCCATATCTCAGCAGCAGCCCTTATCTTGGCCCATCCCGAACAAGTTCTTTCCCAGTCTTGACAAAGCAACAGCATCAACAACAGGTGTGGGCGGCGCAGCTAAACGCCCAATACAGATCTGGGGGAACTTCTACAGCGATGAACCAATTTCCAAGCTGGCTAAATGGGAGACAGGATCCTAACTTGTTTCCATGCCCCCAGTCAATTTCATCGTTTGAAGTAGTTGGCTCCAAGTATGGTTCAATTCTTCAACAACGTCAGCCACAGTTAGTGGCCATTGCTTCATCTTTACCACCACCTCCCAGGGTGAAAAGGCTTGACCACCATCTCCCATCAGTTTATGAAGAAATTGAAAGTGGTTTTTGCACTGGTGGTGCATTGCCTTTGCAATTACTCTGCAATGAACGCCTCTAG